The following proteins are co-located in the Xiphophorus maculatus strain JP 163 A chromosome 8, X_maculatus-5.0-male, whole genome shotgun sequence genome:
- the slc31a2 gene encoding probable low affinity copper uptake protein 2 yields MQMTFEASSSVTLLFDVWNVHGPAGMVLSVFVVLLLTVVFEILKVWRVWLSSSSRLAQRPSAYAAASFGRTESCSALDASESSLAPTETRPPSRNSWLLHVIQTCLHVLQVTLGYMLMLCVMSYNVWIFLGVVLGSALGYYVAFPLLGQMSLYGRVRH; encoded by the exons ATGCAG ATGACCTTTGAGGCCTCGAGCAGCGTGACCCTGCTGTTCGACGTCTGGAACGTTCACGGCCCTGCAG GCATGGTGCTGTCGGTGTTTGTCGTCCTGCTGCTGACCGTCGTCTTTGAAATCCTCAAAGTGTGGCGGGTTtggctgagcagcagctcccGGCTGGCCCAGCGTCCGTCGGCGTACGCCGCCGCGTCGTTTGGCCGCACGGAGAGCTGCTCCGCGCTGGACGCCTCCGAGTCCTCGCTCGCCCCCACAGAGACCCGGCCGCCGAGCAGGAACAG CTGGCTGCTGCACGTCATCCAGACGTGCCTCCACGTCCTGCAGGTGACGCTGGGCTACATGCTGATGCTCTGCGTCATGTCCTACAACGTCTGGATCTTCCTGGGCGTCGTCCTCGGCTCCGCCCTCGGCTATTACGTCGCCTTCCCTCTGCTGGGCCAGATGTCTCTGTACGGCCGGGTCCGGCACTGA